In Poecilia reticulata strain Guanapo linkage group LG17, Guppy_female_1.0+MT, whole genome shotgun sequence, the following proteins share a genomic window:
- the wnt9a gene encoding protein Wnt-9a, which produces MLDGHLLLGWLSFTVIVHLLSLPGPTTAYFGLTGNEPLSVLPLNSLPEESTGRAHYKLCDRLKLEKKQRRMCRRDPGVADTLREAIIMSALECQHQFRFERWNCTLEGRHRANILKRGFKETAFLYAISSAGLTHALAKACSAGRMERCTCDEAPDLENRKAWQWGGCGDNLKYANKFVKEFLGKRSNKDLRARVDTHNTNVGMKVIKAGVETTCKCHGVSGSCTVQTCWRQLLPFHEIGNRLKLRYETSVKVGSSTNEATGEGDISTGRNQQQQQHHSLPGLSDQIPRTMDLLHIEDSPSFCKPSKYSAGTAARKCYKDQNCDAICCGRGHNTQSREVTGPCQCQVRWCCYVECKQCTQREEVYTCKG; this is translated from the exons ATGCTGGATGGACACCTACTCCTGGGATGGTTATCGTTCACAGTTATAGTGCATCTTCTCAGCTTGCCTGGACCAACCACAGCTTACTTCGG GTTGACCGGTAATGAACCGTTGTCTGTTCTGCCACTGAATTCTCTACCAGAAGAGAGCACGGGTAGGGCCCACTACAAGCTTTGTGACCGTCTCAAACTGGAAAAGAAGCAGCGCAGGATGTGCAGACGAGACCCGGGCGTGGCGGATACCTTGAGGGAGGCTATAATTATGAGTGCCTTAGAATGCCAGCATCAGTTTCGCTTTGAGAGGTGGAATTGCACATTAGAGGGGCGGCATCGCGCCAACATATTAAAAAGAG GATTCAAAGAGACAGCCTTCTTGTATGCCATCTCCTCAGCGGGCCTAACACACGCCCTAGCCAAAGCGTGCAGCGCAGGACGTATGGAGCGCTGCACGTGTGACGAAGCCCCAGACCTGGAGAACCGCAAGGCCTGGCAGTGGGGAGGCTGTGGAGACAACCTGAAATATGCCAATAAATTTGTCAAGGAATTTCTGGGCAAACGCTCCAACAAGGACCTGCGTGCACGAGTGGACACGCACAACACAAATGTGGGGATGAAG gtaATCAAGGCTGGAGTAGAGACTACTTGTAAATGCCACGGTGTCTCTGGCTCCTGCACTGTCCAGACCTGCTGGAGGCAGCTCCTGCCCTTTCATGAGATTGGCAACCGACTGAAGCTGCGCTACGAGACTTCTGTCAAGGTCGGCAGCTCTACCAATGAGGCCACTGGAGAGGGAGACATCTCGACGGGCCGcaaccaacagcagcagcagcatcactcCCTGCCTGGTCTGAGCGATCAAATCCCTCGCACTATGGATCTCCTACACATCGAGGACTCGCCCAGCTTCTGTAAACCCAGCAAATACTCAGCAGGCACCGCAGCACGCAAGTGCTACAAAGACCAGAACTGTGATGCTATCTGTTGTGGGCGAGGCCACAATACACAAAGTAGGGAGGTGACCGGGCCCTGCCAGTGTCAGGTGCGATGGTGCTGCTACGTCGAATGCAAGCAGTGCACGCAAAGAGAAGAAGTCTACACCTGCAAGGGGTAA